TTTATGATCAAGGCCTGTAAATTATAAATAAGTTTAGTACAAATACTGCACCTTGCCACAAAACATAGCTAAACAGAAGCAAATACAAAACATACCAAGTGACTTGATAACTCCATCAGCACACTCCTTCGTGTACTTCTTTTCCTTCATTGGGCACCGAATCGCAAAATCAGTAACGTAGTCCCACCATAACCAAGGCTTCTTGTGCTCCTTAGCAACTTTAAACACACAAACTTGGCGCAAATTCTGGACAACCACATCTTTACCATCATATCCTTTGCTAAAATCCTGTTCCGGGTCAGGTGCACAGTATCTACCATGATTGATGCACTGGGACTTGCACTGCTTGCTCAGAATGAAGGCCTCTGGGCAATACCAGGTTATATAATGAGGAGTGAACTGTGTGTAGCCTTTCTTCTCAAGTACCTGTGCTGCCCCTTTGAAGCTCTTGACAAAATCAATCTGGCTGTCACATTTTGGGCCACATTCATCATTACTGTTGGTCCAAAATTCATACTCAACACGCTCATCAGGGTGGGGCAGAGCCTCCCTCCAATCCAAATTCACATTGACCATGTCACCATTATCAATTGCCTTCTTGAGCCTATCCCCAAAGCTCTTGGTTATTAGTGCTGAAGGGATAGTGATGTTCTCTAAATAATCTGCCCTCCCACTTTCCTCAGGGGTGTCCATTGTAATTAGAGGTTCATCCTTGTCGTCAGCGACAAGGATTGCCGCTGCTCCTGCATTCTGTGCATTCCATGCCTTCTTTGTGAAGTAGCAATCTGAGCGCAACAAAAACCATATTATGCAATCCATCATGCATTTAACTAAGAAGATATAGTGCAACATCTTGTAGAACAGACAAAAAAGAGTGTTATATAAACAGCAAATTGCTTGAAAGTAAAATCAATGTAGCATCACCGAAAATTGACAGGACATTGACATAAATACTGCAGAATTCTGGAGTAGTGGACTGTGAATTAAGTTCCCTTTCTATACATATCAAGTCATGGTTTGGTGGTAGTATACTTTTATACAACTGGGTCAATGAGTATTAAACTTAATCACATCATTCCATGACAAGATCTAATCTTCTACTCACCAAACTAGAGACCACACAACTAAAAAAGAATTGCCCACTTGAGGTCAATCTTTCAACATCAGTCTATCCAGTCAAACTAGCACGTCTTGTAAAGCGTACTAGGTAACAGGGACCAACTAACTATCCAATCCAACGGACTGGGGCAGAAAGAGACCTTGCTCAGTAAAATCGCAAGTCCACACGCGGATGACCTAACAGAGACCAAGTGCTACTACCACAGTGGCAAGGAGAGGAAGCAATCTTGTAATTTTGCTCACCTCCCCTGTCTACGAGCAGGAAAGTGGGGAACGCCCCCGGCTTGGCCTTGTAGGAGATGTCGAAATCGTCGAAGCTCTTGCAGGCCTTCTTGTTGGCCTTGGGGTAGGCGACGAAGCCGACCATGGTGCCGCCGTACTGGGGGACACCGAAGTTGCCAATGGCGCACTCGTAGGTGCCCTTCAGGTCATCCGGCGCCGTCACCTTGAGGCTGTTCTTCTCCACCACGAACCTCCCGTGGCAGCAGCCCAGAAGGAACGCTGCCCACACCAGCAACCGCAGCATCGCGCCGGCGGATCGGAACCCCATTCTCCGATCCACGGCCGCACTTTGCAATTGGCGAAAAACAGCTGGGGATTGGATTGATATCTGAGGTCCGATTGAAGCAAGATAAGATCAATCTTGCGGCTGTGCGGGCGAAAAGAAGCCCGAAAACGGTGTCGTAGAGCGGAAAGATTGGATTTTGACGGCCGCAGGGAGGGCGTTGGAGCGAGTTCTACACTACTCGGATGAAGGGGTTGGAGTGGGAGAGATTTTTCGTGTCAGGGGGTTTGGTTTGGGGGAGGAGAAAGAGGGAAGGAGACGGAAGGACATGGTGCAGAAGCCTCGTGGTGAACCAAAACCAGAAGAACACGTGACCAAACCCAAACCAACAAGTTAACATGTGTTTTTTTTTCACATTGCATGCATCTTCAAAGTGAGAAAAACATAAACACTTGATAATCAAAGCTCAAACGGGAAGCGACTGGAAAATTCTAAATTATGACCTTGAATGGTAATCTGTAAGCATGAGATTAGAAACAActaatttataatttttttctttttcacgaGACACAAAAGGGCTACTCGTGTTATGTATGATAATAGATGTTTGGCTTGCAGTTTGAGTAAAACAATAGTATAGTCTTTGTCTCGGTACCTTTTAATTGCAGAAACGGGAATACTCTGCGAGCGTCCGAGGCACGTAAATATATAGGACGCTGGGGCTCACATGTTCCCTCGGTGGCTCCATCTCTCCTAATTCATTCTTATCCACACATTCATCCGTCTCCAGTAACACCGCCTCCTGCACCTCTTCTTTCAGCTCCTCTCACTCACACCAGAATACCAAACAAATGGCACGGCGAGCTCAGGCATTTCCATCTTGAACTCCTCTCACCCTCACCTCTGTGGCCAGCGCGAAGTACCCCGCCATCCCCAATCCTCATCTCGACCTCTTCTCATCCCCACCGTTTCGAGCAGTCTCCGACGGTGGAGTCCCATGGGGTAGGCAGCCCACTGTGGGGGCGGCGCCTGGGAGCTTCATCACGAGCAGCGCCGCGAGGTCTACCAACTTCCAACCTTCTCTCCCTCATTGCTGCCGCCAAGGG
Above is a genomic segment from Panicum hallii strain FIL2 chromosome 8, PHallii_v3.1, whole genome shotgun sequence containing:
- the LOC112902929 gene encoding vacuolar-sorting receptor 1-like, translating into MGFRSAGAMLRLLVWAAFLLGCCHGRFVVEKNSLKVTAPDDLKGTYECAIGNFGVPQYGGTMVGFVAYPKANKKACKSFDDFDISYKAKPGAFPTFLLVDRGDCYFTKKAWNAQNAGAAAILVADDKDEPLITMDTPEESGRADYLENITIPSALITKSFGDRLKKAIDNGDMVNVNLDWREALPHPDERVEYEFWTNSNDECGPKCDSQIDFVKSFKGAAQVLEKKGYTQFTPHYITWYCPEAFILSKQCKSQCINHGRYCAPDPEQDFSKGYDGKDVVVQNLRQVCVFKVAKEHKKPWLWWDYVTDFAIRCPMKEKKYTKECADGVIKSLGLDHKAIDKCIGDPDADEENPVLKAEQDAQIGKGSRGDVTILPTLVINNRQYRGKLDKGAVLKALCAGFRETTEPAVCLSEDIQTNECLENNGGCWQDKAANITACKDTFRGRVCECPVVKGVKFIGDGYTHCEASGSGRCEINNGGCWKDTRDGRTYSACTDDGCKCPDGFKGDGKHKCEDIDECKERTACQCKECKCKNTWGSYECGCSGGLLYMKEHDTCISKNGATETGWGFLWVIFFGVVAAGIAGYAVYKYRIRRYMDSEIRAIMAQYMPLDNQGDVPSHSHHIEM